One Nocardia huaxiensis genomic window, GATGGCGGTCCGGATGTGCTGTCGGGCGGAAGACCAAGCGGCGAGCGCCGCGATGGCGGCGGCGACAATACCGGCGAGGTCGAAGTCTATCGTGTTGAAGGCTTTTCCGAGAGCGGCGGTGATACCGCCGATTTCGAGGAAGAGTCCAAGTGCGTAGAGGCGATTGCCGCGACGATGGTGACTGGCCGACCTGCTGGCGTACCACTCTTGTTGTTCGTGGATTCGATGCTCCAGGTAGATCCGGCGACGTTCGGGAAAGGTGCACCGGCGAAGATCGCGCATGCGGCCGGTGATACAGGATGCGGTGGTCGGTCGTACCGTGAGGTCGGGTACTGCGCGCTGCAGTGCGCGGATTCGATCGAGGAGGCGGGTGTCAGGGTCGGCACGGTTGCTGTCGAATGGGGTACCCCCGACCGAGTACTTCCAGGCGAGTGATTTGACCGATTCAGCGAGGGCGCGCCCTTCGTGCCAGGTGCGGCTGGGCCGGGTACTGAGCAAAGCGACATCGATGGCGAGAATGCTGACGAAACCCAATGCGGTGCCGAGAGCGGCGATGTCGGTGCGGGCACTTCCGATGCGGATTGTGAATGCCGCGCAGGTTGCGGCGAAGAGGGCCAGCCATAGTCGGAGTGCGTAGGCGCGGAGATAAATGCGTTGTGCTGCTGTGGCGGCGGCGTCGGCGGCCTGGAACAGGCCGGGGTAGTCCTCAGCGGCGAACACAGCTTCGACCGGCCTGGGCGACGAGCATGGCTCAACGGTAGCAGCGTTGGGGTGGGTCGTGTGGTCCGAATTATCTTGTGGAGCAAGGGTTTTTCTATATTCGGCTGCGTTGTGCTCCGAGTGGCCAGATGATTTCTACGGGAATCGCCAACGTTTTGGCGGCGTGAACGGTGTCGGCTGTGCTGCCGGGATCGCCGGTAGCGCCGTCCCACACAGCGAGTAGTCGATCGATCGCAGCGAGGACGGCCCCGTTCGCCGCTCGGTACGCAGTCGGAGAGGGTCTCGCATAAGGCATGACCCGCACACTGCTGGCCCGGTTCAGCAAACTGTCGAAAGTGGAGAGGCGGTCGGTTGGCAGCGCCTGATTGCGGTAGGAGCGGGCCGGCAGGATCACCTCGAGACGACCTCCGAGAGCAAGGACAGTGCCGGCGAAGATGGTGTCTGCGCCCGGTGCGAGACAACTGACCCCGGTCAGGCACGTGTCATAGGGACGCAGCCGCTCCTGGAGCGCCGTGTGGACCAGATCGATCGTCTCATCGGTGAGATGGATGTGACCGGTGATGCCTATGCGGGTCACGAATCGACCTCGTCGATGCGGGGCAGGATCTTGTTCCGCAGATAGCCGCGGATATCGTCGATTCGGGTGTCGCTCGCGGCGACAAGCGGGGGTCGGACGGTAACCGGGAATCCAGAGATTCGTTCGGAGAGAGCGGCTTTGGCAAAGGCTATGTCGGACAAACCGGAATCTTGGCGCAGTGTTCGGAATTGATCGAAGATCGACTGCCATCGTTCTGCGGTCTCGGTGTCTTCGTTACGCACGGCCGCGGCGATGCGCACGGGCACTTCGGGTATCGGGCTGCCGCCACCGGAGACAATTCCAGCTGCCCGGAGTTCACCGATACGTGCGGCTTCGCCATCGCTGCCGACGAAGACCGGTAGGCCCGTGTCGACGTAGGCGCGAGTGACGGCTCGATCGCTCCCCGAGTCCTTGATACCGACGAGCAGGGGATAGGCGGAGGCAAGTTCTCCGAACAGGTCGGGTGTGATCAGGGCTTGAGTATGCCGGGGGAAGTTGTAGAGCAGCATGGGTAGTTCGGTCCGGTCGAGCAGAGCGGAGAAGTAGGCGCGCAATCCGGGTGGGTCGGCATAAAAGTACGGGCTGATCGCGGCGACGGCATCGGCGTGCTCGTGGCTGTGTTCGAGCAGAGCTACAGCATCTCCGAGGGCGGTGGCGCCGACATGAGCTATGAGTTGACCAGGCCAGCGGACACGGGTGTGCTCGAGAAGTTGCCGTCGTTCGGCAAGAGTCAGGTTGGCGAACTCGCCGGTGGTGCCGTTCACCAGAATGGCCTGCACTCCGGCTTCGTGGAGGAAGTTCAGGTAGGCGTCGACCGCCGCGAAGTCGATGTGGCCACTGGAAGTGAACGGAGTGACCGTGGCGATGATCGGATTCAGGTCGACAGCTCCAGGCCACCGTGAAATACGCTGCCCTTGCGTTCCAGTGGCCATCGGCGGCACTCCTCCACATCGACTCGACGGTTGACCAACAGCGCGAACTCGTCGCGAATACGTGCGACCTGAGGGCTGTCCCATGCCAGTTGACGGCCCAGTGCCCGCCGCAATGTGGCGAGGATCCGGTTGGCGGGGCTTGCCATCGCGGTCAACGCTACCTCGGCTTGCTCATACGCGGCGTCGGCCGCCGCAAGATCACCAACGGCTTGATGGAGGTCACCGTGAGCAATAGCGGTGTTAGCCATGCCGAGACGGTCGTCGATCTGCCGGTACAACTGCTCAGCCAGCTCGATCCGCTCCCGTGCCCTCTCCTGATCGGCCTCGTACAGAAGGGTTTTGGCGATTCCGAGCTGGGCGTTGGCCTGGCCCTGCAGATCTCCGATGCGTGTGGAGATGACCAATGCGCGGTCGTAATCCAATCGCGCGCCGACGGGGTCGGCCAGGGCGAGTCTGGTCTGGCCAAGGCTGTTGGAGGTGTTGACCATTCCGACCATCCCATCGGGAATGGCCCGAAAGATG contains:
- a CDS encoding DUF4231 domain-containing protein, with the translated sequence MFAAEDYPGLFQAADAAATAAQRIYLRAYALRLWLALFAATCAAFTIRIGSARTDIAALGTALGFVSILAIDVALLSTRPSRTWHEGRALAESVKSLAWKYSVGGTPFDSNRADPDTRLLDRIRALQRAVPDLTVRPTTASCITGRMRDLRRCTFPERRRIYLEHRIHEQQEWYASRSASHHRRGNRLYALGLFLEIGGITAALGKAFNTIDFDLAGIVAAAIAALAAWSSARQHIRTAITYATTSNELAIITDALTNASENDWATAVARAEEAINREHALWRAAHHE
- a CDS encoding dihydrodipicolinate synthase family protein, encoding MATGTQGQRISRWPGAVDLNPIIATVTPFTSSGHIDFAAVDAYLNFLHEAGVQAILVNGTTGEFANLTLAERRQLLEHTRVRWPGQLIAHVGATALGDAVALLEHSHEHADAVAAISPYFYADPPGLRAYFSALLDRTELPMLLYNFPRHTQALITPDLFGELASAYPLLVGIKDSGSDRAVTRAYVDTGLPVFVGSDGEAARIGELRAAGIVSGGGSPIPEVPVRIAAAVRNEDTETAERWQSIFDQFRTLRQDSGLSDIAFAKAALSERISGFPVTVRPPLVAASDTRIDDIRGYLRNKILPRIDEVDS